In the genome of Streptomyces sp. NBC_00259, the window TACGTCGAGCACCGCCACATCGGGGCGGGCCGCGGGGATCCTGACCAGCGCGTCGGCGGCCGTACCGGCCTCGCCGACGACCTCGATGTCGTCCTCCACGGAGAGCAGCTCGTACACGCCACGCCGAACGACCTCGTGGTCGTCAACCAGAAATACCGTGATTTTTCGTTCTTCGTGCACGGGGTAAGTCTCACATACTCACTCTTCCAATGCCCGGGGTGCCCGGGATAACGTGCCGGTGTTCCGGCAGCCTGCAGGGCTGTGACCAGTGGTTGTTCCCGAATTTCTCGATTTACTTGGAAATCCAAGCAAAATCGCAGGTCAAATGGGGTTTCGCAGTAATGCTCCCCACTGGGTAACGTGCCTTTGGCAGGCCGCTCGCCGGGGCACCTGTCACGCCTGTTCCCGGCCGAGCCGCACCCACCCCGTGCACCGTACGGATACAGGCGAGCCGCACTGGACCCCGGCGGACCCCGGGGGCCGGACAGACGGAGGAGCACGCACGTGACCGTGGAGAGCACTGCCGCGCGCAAACCGCGCCGCAGCAGTAAGCGCGTCAGCGCAGCGAAGAAGCCAGCCAGTTCCGAGCCCCAGCTCGTACAGCTGCTGACGCCGGAGGGTGAGCGGGTCGAGCACCCGGACTACGACATCGACCTCAGCCCCGAAGAGCTCCGCGGGCTCTACCGGGACATGGTCCTCACCCGTCGTTTCGACGCCGAGGCCACCGCTCTCCAGCGGCAGGGCGAGCTGGGCCTGTGGGCCTCGCTGCTCGGCCAGGAGGCCGCCCAGATCGGCTCCGGCCGCGCGCTGCGCGACGACGACTACGTCTTCCCGACGTACCGCGAGCACGGCGTCGCCTGGTGCCGCGGGGTCGACCCGACGAACCTGCTGGGCATGTTCCGTGGCGTGAACCACGGCGGCTGGGACCCCAACAGCAACAACTTCCACCTGTACACCATCGTGATCGGTTCGCAGACGCTGCACGCGACCGGCTACGCGATGGGCGTGGCCAAGGACGGCGCCGACTCCGCGGTCATCGCGTACTTCGGTGACGGTGCCTCCAGCCAGGGAGACGTCGCCGAGTCCTTCACCTTCTCCGCGGTCTACAACGCCCCGGTCGTGTTCTTCTGCCAGAACAACCAGTGGGCGATCTCCGAGCCCACCGAGCGCCAGACCCGGGTGCCGCTCTACCAGCGCGCCCAGGGCTTCGGCTTCCCCGGCGTCCGGGTCGACGGCAACGACGTGCTCGCCTGCCTCGCCGTGACCCGCTCCGCGCTGGAGCGCGCCCGCCGCGGCGAGGGCCCGACCCTGGTCGAGGCCTTCACGTACCGGATGGGTGCCCACACCACCTCCGACGACCCCACCAAGTACCGGCACGACGACGAGCGGCAGGCCTGGGAGGCCAAGGACCCGATCCTGCGTCTGCGCACGTACCTGGAGAACCAGGGCCTCGCCGACGAGGCGTTCTTCACGGAGCTCGACAAGGAGAGCGACGTGCTCGCGAAGCGCGTCCGCGAGGCCGTCCGTGCCATGCCCGACCCGGACCACATGGCGATCTTCGACAACGTCTACGCCGACGGGCACGCCCTCGTCGACGAGGAGCGCGCGCAGTTCGCCGCGTACCAGGCGTCGTTCGCCGACGCTTCCGAGGAGGGCAAGTAAGCCATGGCCGTAGAGAAGATGTCGCTCGCCAAGGCGCTCAACGAGTCGCTGCGCAAGGCCCTCGACACCGACCCCAAGGTCCTCATCATGGGTGAGGACGTCGGCAAGCTCGGTGGGGTCTTCCGCATCACCGACGGGCTCCAGAAGGACTTCGGCGAGGAGCGGGTCATCGACACCCCGCTCGCCGAGTCCGGCATCGTCGGCACCGCGATCGGTCTCGCGCTGCGCGGCTACCGCCCGGTCGTCGAGATCCAGTTCGACGGTTTCGTCTTCCCCGCGTACGACCAGATCGTCACGCAGCTCGCCAAGATGCACGCCCGTGCGCTCGGCAAGATCAAGCTGCCCGTCGTCGTCCGTATCCCGTACGGCGGCGGCATCGGCGCGGTCGAGCACCACTCCGAGTCGCCCGAGGCCCTCTTCGCGCACGTCGCGGGCCTCAAGGTTGTCTCCCCGTCGAACGCGTCCGACGGCTACTGGATGCTGCAGCAGGCCATCCAGAGCGACGACCCGGTGATCTTCTTCGAGCCGAAGCGCCGCTACTGGGACAAGGGCGAGGTCGACATCGAGTCCATCCCGGACCCGCTGCACGCCGCCCGCGTCGCCCGCACCGGCACGGACCTCACGCTCGCCGCCTACGGGCCGATGGTGAAGGTCTGCCTGGAGGCCGCCGCGGCCGCCCAGGAGGAGGGCAAGTCGGTCGAGGTCCTGGACCTGCGCTCGATGTCCCCGATCGACTTCGACGCCGTCCAGCGGTCGGTGGAGAAGACCCGCCGGCTCGTCGTCGTCCACGAGGCCCCCGTCTTCTACGGCTCCGGAGCGGAGATCGCCGCCCGCATCACGGAGCGGTGCTTCTACCACCTCGAGGCGCCGGTGCTGAGGGTCGGCGGCTTCCACGCCCCGTACCCGCCGGCGCGGCTGGAGGAGGAGTACCTTCCGGGACTTGACCGGGTGCTCGACGCCGTCGACCGCTCGCTGGCGTACTGAGGAGAACTGCTGTGATCCGTGAGTTCAAGATGCCCGACGTGGGCGAGGGTCTCACCGAGGCCGAAATCCTCAAGTGGTACGTCCAGCCCGGCGACACCGTGACCGACGGACAGGTCGTGTGCGAGGTCGAGACGGCGAAGGCGGCGGTGGAGCTGCCGATTCCGTACGACGGCGTCGTGCACGAGCTGCGCTTCGACGAGGGCACGACGGTGGACGTCGGCACCGCGATCATCGCCGTCGACGTGGCGCCGGGACCGGGCGAGGAGCCGCCGCCGGCGGCGACCGAGCCCACGCTCGCCGCCGCCGAGCCGGAGGCCGAGGCCAAGCCCGCGGGCCGCCAGCCCGTGCTCGTCGGCTACGGCGTGGCCGAGTCCTCCACCAAGCGCCGTCCCCGCAAGGGCACCTCGGTGCCGGAGCAGGCTCAGGCCGCGCAGGTCCAGGCCGCCGTACAGGCCGAGCTGAACGGACACGGGACCGCGGCGCCCGAGGCCCCCGCGGCTCCCACCGCACGGCCGCTCGCCAAGCCGCCGGTCCGCAAGCTGGCCAAGGACCTCGGCGTGGACCTCGCCATGGTCGTGCCCAGCGGCCCCGACGGGATCATCACCCGCGAGGACGTCCACGCGGCGGTGGCTCCGGCCGCGGTCCCCGCTCCCGTCCAGGCTCCCGAGCCCGTGGCGGCGGCGCCGGTGGCGGCGCCCGCCCCGGTGGCCGGCGCCCGCGAGACCCGCATCCCGATCAAGGGTGTCCGGAAGGCCACCGCGCAGGCGATGATCGGATCGGCCTTCACCGCGCCGCACGTCACCGAGTTCGTCACGGTCGACGTCACGCGCACGATGCGGCTGGTCGAGGAGCTGAAGTCCGACAAGGACATGGCCGGGCTGCGGGTGAACCCCCTGCTGCTCATCGCCAAGGCGCTGCTCGTCGCGATCCGGCGCAACCCGGAGGTCAACGCCGCCTGGGACGAGGCGAACCAGGAGATCGTGCTCAAGCACTACGTCAACCTGGGCATCGCCGCCGCCACTCCGCGCGGTCTGATCGTGCCGAACATCAAGGACGCGCACGACAAGACCCTGCCGCAGCTGGCCGAGGCCCTCGGCGAGCTGGTGGCCACGGCCCGTGAGGGGAAGACGACGCCCGCGGCCATGCAGGGCGGCACGGTCACCATCACCAACGTCGGCGTCTTCGGTGTCGACACCGGTACGCCGATCCTCAACCCCGGCGAGTCGGCGATCCTCGCGGTCGGCGCGATCAAGCTCCAGCCGTGGGTCCACAAGGGCAAGGTCAAGCCCCGTCAGGTCACCACCCTGGCGCTGTCCTTCGACCACCGACTGGTCGACGGCGAGCTGGGCTCCAAGGTCCTGGCGGATGTCGCCGCGATCCTGGAGCAGCCGAAGAGGCTCATCACCTGGGCCTAGGCCGGACACGGCGGCCCCTCAGGGGCTGCCGCACCGCCGGACGAGGACACGAGAAAGGTCCCGGGACGCCGCCGCGTCCCGGGACCTCTTCGTCTGCAAGGAGGTGCGGTGATCAGTCCCGCTGGGCGCCGGCCGGGAGCGAACGCAGCTCCATCGTGCGGGCGGTGGTGGAGGCGAAGCCGAAGTCGAGCAGCTTCGCCGCGTCCGTGAAGCGCGCGTCCCCGCTGGACGACGCCAGGATGACGCCGGTGTACGTCTTGCCGTTGCGGGTCGCCGCGAAGACGAGGCAGGGGCCGGCCGACGTGCCGGTGCCGGTCTTCACACCGATGGCACCGTTGTAGGAGCCCAGCAGCTTGTTGGTGTTGTACCAGGTGTACGTGCGGGTGGTGCCGGTGCTGGTCGTCGCGGGGGCCTTGTACGACGTCGGCTTGACGACCTCGCGGAAGACGGAGCTGCTCATCGCGTGGCGGGCGAGCTTCGCCAGGTCCCACGGGGTGGTGTAGTTGTTCCCCGTCGTCGAGATGCCGTCGAACGAGTCGAACTTGGTGTTGACCAGGCCGAGCTGCTTGGCCTTCGTGTTCATCTTGCCGATGAAGGACTTCGTGCGGGCCGCGGTCGTGGTGCCGGTGCCGAAGGTGTCGGCGAGGGCGTACGCGGCGTCGCAGCCGGACGGCAGCATCAGGCCGGACAGCAGCTGGCGGACGGTCAGCTTGTCACCGGTGCGCAGGTCCGCGGTGCTCGCGCCGTTCCTGGTGACGTAGTCCCGGTACACCTGCTTGACGGTGACCTTCTTGTTGAGGTCCACGCCGGGCTGGGTGAGGACCGTGATGGCCGTCACCAGTTTCGTCGTGCTCGCCATCTGGCGGCGCGTGTTGTTGGCCTTGCCGTATATCGGCTTGGCGTCCGCCTGGTCGAGCAGGAACCCGCCCTTGGCGGTGATGGACGGGATCGGCGTCGCCGCCTGCGCGGGGGCGGCCAGGGGCGAGGCCGTCAGCAGCAGACCACCCGCGAGAGCGACGGTGGCGGCGCGGCGCAAGCCCTTGTGGCTGTTATTCAAAGGAAACGCTCCGAATGATCGCGAATGCGTCGAAAGCCATGGCTTTCAGAGTCGATTGAGGCCACTGAGAAAGAAGGGTCCCGACACCAGACCCGCGAGTGAGGTGAATGGTTGTACGGGTGTCGTACATATCCCATCGACGCTTCCGGTGCCCAATCGGGCCGGCGCCGGGCCGGCCGCGTCCTGAATGGTGGACGGCACCTCCTGATGCACCCCTGTTGTATCTATGCTGTGCGCATGCCCGCCGCTCCCGTGAGACAGCCCCCTGCCGCCGACCGTGTCTACGCCCACATCAAGCAGGCCGTGCTCGACCGGCGCTACGAGGGCGGCACCCTCCTCACCGAGGGCGAACTCGCCGAGGCCGTCGGCGTCTCCCGGACGCCCGTGCGCGAGGCGCTCCTGAAGCTGGAGATGGAAGGGCTCCTCAAGCTCTATCCGAAGAAGGGCGCGCTCGTCCTCGCCGTCTCCGCGCAGGAGATCGCCGATGTCGTCGAAACCCGCCTGCTGGTCGAGGAGTTCGCCGTCCGCCGCGCCGTACCGGCACCGCCCCGGCTGATCGAGCGCCTGGAGGAGCTGCTGGAGGAGCAGACGCGGCGCGCCGAGTCCGGCGACCTCGCCGAGGTCGCCATCACCGACCGCAGCTTCCACGCGGAGATCGTCCGCCACGCCGGCAACGAGATCCTCTCCCGCCTCTACGACCAGCTGCGCGACCGCCAGCTGCGGATGGGCGTCGCCGTGATGCACTCGCACCCCGACCGGATCGCCAAGAACGTCACGGAGCACGCCGAGATCCTGGAAGCCATCAGGGACGGCGACACCGAGCGGGCCGCGGCCTGTGTGCGCCGGCACCTGAGCTGGGTCAAGGTGCTGGTCCGGGGTGAGGAGCGATGAGCTCGGCGTCCGTCTCCCTGCCCGGTGATCCTCCGGGCGGCCGCCGCGCCTTCCTCGTCTGGGGCATCGGCGTCGCCGTCTACTTCGTCGCCGTCATCTTCCGTACGTCCCTGGGGGTCGCCGGGCTCGACGCCGCCGACCGCTTCGACGTCAACGCCTCCGCGCTCTCGACGTTCTCCATACTCCAGTTGCTCGTCTACGCGGGCATGCAGATACCCGTCGGCCTGATGGTCGACCGGCTCGGCACCAAGAAGGTCCTCACCCTCGGCGTCGTCCTGTTCACCGCGGGACAGCTGGGCTTCGCGCTCTCGCCCTCGTACGGCATGGCCCTCGCGTCGCGTGCACTGCTCGGCTGCGGCGACGCGATGACCTTCATCAGCGTGCTGCGGCTCGGCTCACGCTGGTTCCCGGCCCGGCGCGGACCGTTCATCGCCCAGATCGCCGCCCTCTTCGGCATGGCGGGCAACCTCGTGTCGACGATCTTCATCTCCCGGCTGCTGCACGGCGTCGGCTGGACCGCGACGTTCGCCGGCAGCGCGGGGGCCGGAGTCCTCGTCCTGGTGCTGCTCGTGCTCTTCCTCAAGGACCACCCCGAGGGCCATGAACCGGCACCCGCCGAGCATGCCGGAGCCGCCTACGTCCGCCGGCAGATCGCCCGCTCCTGGCGCGAGCCCGGCACCCGGCTCGGTATGTGGGTGCACTTCACCACCCAGTTCCCGGCCATGGTGTTCCTGCTGCTGTGGGGCCTGCCGTTCCTCGTCGAGGCCCAGGGGCTGTCCCGGGAGACCGCGGGCGGGCTGCTCACCCTCGTGGTGGTCTCCAACATGATGGTCGGCCTCGTGTACGGGCAGGTCATCGCCCGGCACCATGGCGCGCGGGCGCCGCTCGCCCTCGGCACGGTCGCGGCGACGGCCACCGTATGGGCCACCACCCTGGCGTACCCGGGCGACCAGGCCCCCATGTGGCTGCTGATCACCCTGTGCGCCGTCCTCGGCGCCTGCGGCCCGGCCTCGATGATCGGCTTCGACTTCGCACGGCCCGCCAATCCGCCGGAGCGTCAGGGGACGGCGTCCGGCATCGTGAACATGGGCGGCTTCGTCGCCTCCATGACCACGCTGCTGGCGGTGGGCGTGCTGCTGGACGCGACAGGCGACAACTACCGGATCGCGTTCTCCTGCGTCTTCGTCCTGGAGGCGCTGGGCGTCGTCCAGATCCTGCGGCTGCGCTCGCGCACGGCGCGGCTGGAGCGGGAGCGGCTGGTGGCGAGCCGCGTGGAGGCGGTGCACGTCCCGGCGTGAGGTACGCGGTCGCCCGAACGACCTCTGTCCACCGCGTGACCACCGAGACGGTGCACACCGCGCGACTGTCGCATGCGGCGCACACCGCCTCGCGTTACGGCGTGACCGTGAACGACTCCAGGATCGCCGCCGCCAGGTCCGCGTCGCCCTCGACCTTGATCCGGTCGGCGACGGCCGCGGGCCTCACCCGGCCGGCCGCGAGACGCACGTACGTCTCCCAGTCCAGCGCCAGCGTCGCCGCCGGGCCCAACGAGGGCGCACCGTCTATCGAACCGCGCCCGTCGGCGTCCACCCGGACCGTCCGCAGGAACTCCACCGGACCGTGCACATCGAAGACGACGGCCGAACCGGGGGGCGCGCCCGCGTCCTTGGCGACGACCTTCGGCAGGACCGCGAGGAAGTTGTCACGGGTGACGAGCGCGCCGGGGGAGTCGAGGTTGCCCGGCCTGTTGAGCGCGACGCGGAGGTCCTGCTCGTGCAGCCAGACGTCGAACGCCCGCATCCGGTAGGCCAGTTCCAGCGTCTGCTCGGCGCCGAGCGGGGCACGGACCTTGGTGTCGGGCGTACGGCTCTCGTTCCGCAGCTGCCGGTTCCGCCGGATGATCGTGTACTCGAGCTCGGAGGTCATCTCCGGCGCCGTGTGGTGGCGGCGCACATCGACCTGCATCTCCATGTAGCGCGAGAACTCATCGCGTACGTGGTAGAGATCGCGCGGCAGCGTATGGATCGGCCGGGGGTCACCGAGCATCTCGCACTCCATGCCGATGACGTGCGACACGATGTCGCGCACCGACCACCCGGGGCACGGCGTTGCGCGGTTCCACTCACCCTCGGCGAGTGGCTGCACCAGCTCGGATATCGCTTCGATGGAGTGGGTCCAGGCGTCGGCGTAGGTCTGGAGACTGGGATGGACGGTCACGGAACCCCTCGGCGGTTGTGCGCGGGCTGGGAGCTGGGCAGCTGCCGGGGGTCCTGGGGGTGACCCCCGGGAGAGAACAGTACGCTGCCCTTGGGCACCCCGGCAGTGCTTTCGTGTGACGATCGTAGGCCCGTGTTGACGGCTCGAATGCCAGGACGGTGGTAGTGTGCGCGCCTCACTCATCCAGATCGCAGTAGACCGGGACGAATCCATCGATTCCCGTCGGAAGCGAGTGGCTGCTCTCGTACGCGAACAGCGCGGCGCCGACCTGGTCGTCCTCCCCGAACTGTGGCCCGTCGGAGCCTTCGCGTACGAGTCGTTCGAGGCGGAGGCCGAACCGCTGGACGGCCCCACGCACGACGCCATGGCCAAGGCCGCGAGCGACGCGGGCGTCTGGCTCCACGCGGGCTCCGTCGTCGAGCGCGGTCACGAGGGCCGCCTCTACAACACCTCGCTCGTCTACTCCCCCGACGGACGCCTCGTCAGCGTCTACCGGAAGATCCACCGCTTCGGCTTCGACAAGGGCGAGGCGGTGATGATGGCCGCCGGCGAGGACCTGGTGACCGTACGGCTTCCCGGCACCACGCTCGGCCTCGCCACCTGCTACGACCTGCGCTTCCCCGAACTCTTCCGCGGGCTGGTCGACGCCGGTGCGGAAGTCCTCGTCGTCCCCGCGGGCTGGCCGGAGCGCCGCCGCGCCCACTGGACCCTGCTGGCCCGCGCCCGCGCGGTCGAGAACCAGGCGTACGTCCTCGCCTGCGGCACCGCCGGCACCCACGCGGGCGTCGAGCAGGCGGGGCACAGCATCGTCGTCGACCCCTGGGGCGAGGTCCTCGTGGAGGCGGGCGCGGCGGAGGAGATCCTCACCGTCGACCTCGACCCGGCGAAGCCGTCCCTGACACGCGAGCAGTTCCCGGCCCTCAAGGACCGCCGCCTGGGCCTGGACGCCCCGCGCCACTGACTCCGCCGCTCGACACGGCCGGCCAGGAGACGGACAGGCGCCCCGTACTCGGCGTACCGCTTGCGCTCGATGACGGGGCCGGTCACGGCGATGGCATGCTTGAAGCATGGACGATTCCACCCCCGCGCCCCGCCGCCGTGCCCGTGTCCGTGCTCCCGAGCTGATCGGCAAGGGTGGCTGGCTGAACACGGGTGGCAAGGAACTGACGCTCGCCGGCCTTCGGGGACGGATCGTCGTGCTCGATTTTTGGACGTTTTGTTGCATCAATTGTCTGCACGTCCTGGACGAGCTGCGTGAGCTGGAGGAGAAGCACCGCGACACGATGGTGATCATCGGTGTCCACTCGCCGAAGTTCGTGCACGAGGCCGAGCACCAGGCCGTCGCCGACGCCGTCGAGCGGTACGAGGTGCACCACCCCGTCCTCGACGACCCCGAGCTCGCCACGTGGAAGCAGTACGCGGTACGGGCCTGGCCGACGCTCGTGGTGATCGACCCCGAGGGGTACGTCGTCGCGCAGCACGCGGGGGAGGGGCACGCGCACGCCATCGGGCGGCTCGTGGCGGAGCTGGAGGCCGAGCACGAGGCGAAGGGGACGCTGCGGCGCGGGGACGGGCCGTACGTACCGCCGGAGCCGGTCGCGACGGATCTGCGCTTCCCCGGGAAGGCGCTGCGGCTGCCGTCCGGGCACTTCCTGGTCTCGGACTCGACCCGGCACCAGTTGGTCGAGCTGGCGGCGGACGGCGAGAGCGTCGTGCGGCGGATCGGTGACGGGGAGTTCCGGGAGCCGCAGGGGCTCGCGCTGCTGCCGGACGGACGGGTGATCGTCGCCGACACCGTGAACCACGCACTGCGTACGTACGACCCGGGGACCGGCGCGATCGAGCGGGTCGCCGGGACCGGGCGGCAGTGGTGGCAGGGGTCGCCGACGTCGGGGCCCGCGCTGGAGGTGGATCTGTCGTCGCCGTGGGACGTGGCCTGGTGGCAGGGCAAGGTCTGGATCGCGATGGCCGGCGTCCACCAGCTGTGGACGTACGACCCGGAGAGCGGCACGGTCGAGGTGGCCGCCGGGACGACCAACGAGGGGCTCGTCGACGGGCCGGCCGCCGAGGCGTGGTTCGCGCAGCCGTCCGGGCTCGCCGCCACCGAGGACCGGCTGTGGATCGCCGACTCGGAGACGTCCGCGCTGCGCTGGATCGACACCGAAGGCGTCGTCCACAGCGCTGTCGGCACGGGTCTCTTCGACTTCGGGCACCGGGACGGGGACGCCGGACAGGCCCTGCTCCAGCACCCGTTGGGCGTGACCGCGCTGCCGGACGGCTCGGTGGCCGTGTCCGACACGTACAACCACGCGCTGCGTCGTTACGACCCGGCGACGGGTCAGGTGACGACCCTCGCCATGGATCTGCGTGAGCCGTCCGACGCCGTGCTGGACGGGGACGAGATCGTCGTCGTCGAGTCGGCCCGGCACCGGCTGACCCGGCTGCGGCTGCCCGAGGAGGCGGTACGGGTCGAGGCCGTCGCGCACCGTACGCAGCGCGCCGCGACCGAGGTGGCGCCCGGGACGCTGCGGCTCGACGTGATCTTCCAGGCTCCCGCGGGGCAGAAGCTCGACACCCGCTACGGGCCTTCGACGCGGCTGCTCGTCTCCTCGACGCCGCCGGAGCTGCTGGCGGGCGGTGAGGGCGCGGGTACGGATCTGTTCCGCGAGCTGGAGCTGAACCCGGCGGTGACGGAGGGCGTGCTGCACGTCTCGGCGATGGCCGCGTCGTGCGACGACGATCCTGCGAACGAGTACCCGGCCTGCCATGTGCACCAGCAGGACTGGGGTGTTCCGGTCCGGGTGACGGAAGGCGGGGCGGCGAGGCTGCCGTTGGTGCTCGCGGGCATGGACGGGTAGGTGCGGGTGGGTGCTCGGCCTCGGGCGACCGGGTGCCGGGCCTGCCGGGCGGTGCCGGGGCGACCGGGTGCCGGGCCTGCCGGGCGGTGCCGGGGCGACCGGGTGCCGGGCCTGCCGGGCACAGGAGGACGCCGGCGTCAGTGGAACAGTCCCTGCTTCGCCGATATGTGTCCCGTCGCTCCGTCGAGGCAACCGGCCACCCACAACCCCGGGTCGTGGGTGGCCCTGCGGCCGCCGAATCCCTCGGCCAGCATCCGTGCGCAGCCGCCGCTCAGCAGCTCCTTCGTCCGCTCCCCCGACACGTCGGCCTGCCGGATGCGTGTGGCGAGCAGATATCCGCCCTCGTAGGCGACGTCGTCGCCCCAGGGCGGACGGTCGTTGTACTGCCCGACGAGTACGGCGGCCAGCGCGCCGGCCAGTGCCACGATCGCGGTGAGCGTGGCGGTCAACTTCCCGCGTGACGGGCCCCGATGACGTACGAGAGCCGTCTGCTGTCCCAGCAGAACCATGCCGGACACGGTGTCAGGCGGGGGGTTTCGCGGATGTTGCCGTCGGCCGTGGTCAGGGGCGGTGTCCGGGCGTGCCTCCCTCGTCCACGTACGTCGGCGCGACCGGCGGGACGACCGCGCGCCGCCGCTTGGCGATGCTCGTGAAGGTGGCGACGCCGATGACGCCCACCGCCATCATGATCAGTCCGACCAGGTCGAGGTTGACGCTCTCGGTCTGCCAGTCGGTCGCGAAGGTGAGAATGGCCCCCGCGCCGATCAGCAGAATGCAGCCTCCCAGGCCCATGATGTCCGCCTCCTGAAAGCAGTTGGCTTCTTCGGGTACCCCGGTCCGGAACAGCCATGCCCCGACGGCGGGTTCATCCCTCCAGGAAGGCCACCAGCGCGTTGGCCAGCAGATACGGGTCCTTCGCGCCGCACAGTTCGCGGGCGCTGTGCATCGACAGGATGGCCACGCCGATGTCGACGGTCCGGATCCCGTGCCGGGCGGCGGTGATCGGGCCGATCGTCGTCCCGCACGGCATCGCGTTGTTGGAGACGAACGTCTGCCACTCCACCCCGGCACGCTCGCACGCGTCGGCGAACACGGCCCGGCCGCTGCCGTCCGTCGCGTACCGCTGGTTCACGTTGACCTTCAGGATGGGGCCGCCGCCCGCGCGGGGGTGGTGCGTCGGGTCGTGCCGCTCGGCGTAGTTGGGGTGGACGGCGTGCCCGGTGTCGGACGAGAGGCAGATCGTGCCCGCGAAGGCGCGCGCCCGGTCCTCGTACGTACCGCCGCGCGCGAACACCGAGCGCTCCAGCACCGATCCGAGCAGCGGGCCGTCGGCGCCGGTGTCCGCCTGGGAGCCGTTCTCCTCGTGGTCGAAGGCGGCGAGGACCGGGATGTACGGCAGGTCGGCCCGGCGGGACACGGCGGCGAGCGCGGCCGTTCCCGCGTGCACGGACAGCAGGTTGTCCATTCGTGGCCCGGCCACGAGTTCGCGGTCGCGCCCGAGGAACGCGGGCGCCTCCAGCGCGTGGGTCATCAGGTCCCAGCCGGTGACGTCCCCGGCGGTCAGGCCGGTCTCCTCCTCCAGGAAGGAGATCAGGTCGCGCTCGCCGACGGTGTTGCCGAGGCCCCAGATGGGCTGCATGTGCTTCTGCTTGTCGAGCTGCAGCCCCTTCTCGTAGATCGAGCGGTCCATGTGGATGGCCAGCTGGGGCACGCGCAGCAGCGGGCGGTCGATGTTGACCAGCCGGGTCGTGCCGTCCCGCAGGGAGAGCCGGCCGGCCAGGCCCAGGTCGCGGTCGAGCCAGGAGTTGAGCAGCGGCCCGCCGTAGATCTCGACGGCCACCTGGCGCCACCCGTGCGCGCCCATGTCGGGCTGCGGCTTCACCCGCAGGTTCGGCGAGTCCGTGTGTGCGCCGACGATGCGGAAGGGCGTGTGCGGCGTCGCGCCCTCCGGCACGTACCAGGCGATGATCGCGCCGCCCCGCAGCACGTACGTGCCGCCGGTTCCGCCGTCCCAGGCGTCGGTCTCCGCGACCTGCCGGAAGCCGGCCTTCTCCAGGCGCTCGGCGGCGTTCGCCACGGCGTGGTACGGCGACGGGCTCGCCGCCAGGAAGGACATCAGGTCCTCGGTGTGTGCGCGGTCGAAGCGGTCGACGCGGGAGGGTGCGCTGCTGCTCATGGTGTTCACCTTAACGACGGCCGGGGGCCCGCTCCCAGGAAGGGAAGCGGGCCCCCGGACCGAGCGCTGCTCGGGTGCGGACCTGGCGGTGGTTCTAGAACGCCGCCTCGTCCAGCTCCATCAGCTCGTTGTCGACGCCCTCGGCGATCTCGCGGGCGAGCGAGACGCCCGGCAGGACGTCGG includes:
- a CDS encoding dihydrolipoamide acetyltransferase family protein, which translates into the protein MPDVGEGLTEAEILKWYVQPGDTVTDGQVVCEVETAKAAVELPIPYDGVVHELRFDEGTTVDVGTAIIAVDVAPGPGEEPPPAATEPTLAAAEPEAEAKPAGRQPVLVGYGVAESSTKRRPRKGTSVPEQAQAAQVQAAVQAELNGHGTAAPEAPAAPTARPLAKPPVRKLAKDLGVDLAMVVPSGPDGIITREDVHAAVAPAAVPAPVQAPEPVAAAPVAAPAPVAGARETRIPIKGVRKATAQAMIGSAFTAPHVTEFVTVDVTRTMRLVEELKSDKDMAGLRVNPLLLIAKALLVAIRRNPEVNAAWDEANQEIVLKHYVNLGIAAATPRGLIVPNIKDAHDKTLPQLAEALGELVATAREGKTTPAAMQGGTVTITNVGVFGVDTGTPILNPGESAILAVGAIKLQPWVHKGKVKPRQVTTLALSFDHRLVDGELGSKVLADVAAILEQPKRLITWA
- a CDS encoding alpha-ketoacid dehydrogenase subunit beta — its product is MAVEKMSLAKALNESLRKALDTDPKVLIMGEDVGKLGGVFRITDGLQKDFGEERVIDTPLAESGIVGTAIGLALRGYRPVVEIQFDGFVFPAYDQIVTQLAKMHARALGKIKLPVVVRIPYGGGIGAVEHHSESPEALFAHVAGLKVVSPSNASDGYWMLQQAIQSDDPVIFFEPKRRYWDKGEVDIESIPDPLHAARVARTGTDLTLAAYGPMVKVCLEAAAAAQEEGKSVEVLDLRSMSPIDFDAVQRSVEKTRRLVVVHEAPVFYGSGAEIAARITERCFYHLEAPVLRVGGFHAPYPPARLEEEYLPGLDRVLDAVDRSLAY
- a CDS encoding GntR family transcriptional regulator, with translation MPAAPVRQPPAADRVYAHIKQAVLDRRYEGGTLLTEGELAEAVGVSRTPVREALLKLEMEGLLKLYPKKGALVLAVSAQEIADVVETRLLVEEFAVRRAVPAPPRLIERLEELLEEQTRRAESGDLAEVAITDRSFHAEIVRHAGNEILSRLYDQLRDRQLRMGVAVMHSHPDRIAKNVTEHAEILEAIRDGDTERAAACVRRHLSWVKVLVRGEER
- a CDS encoding MFS transporter, whose translation is MSSASVSLPGDPPGGRRAFLVWGIGVAVYFVAVIFRTSLGVAGLDAADRFDVNASALSTFSILQLLVYAGMQIPVGLMVDRLGTKKVLTLGVVLFTAGQLGFALSPSYGMALASRALLGCGDAMTFISVLRLGSRWFPARRGPFIAQIAALFGMAGNLVSTIFISRLLHGVGWTATFAGSAGAGVLVLVLLVLFLKDHPEGHEPAPAEHAGAAYVRRQIARSWREPGTRLGMWVHFTTQFPAMVFLLLWGLPFLVEAQGLSRETAGGLLTLVVVSNMMVGLVYGQVIARHHGARAPLALGTVAATATVWATTLAYPGDQAPMWLLITLCAVLGACGPASMIGFDFARPANPPERQGTASGIVNMGGFVASMTTLLAVGVLLDATGDNYRIAFSCVFVLEALGVVQILRLRSRTARLERERLVASRVEAVHVPA
- the pdhA gene encoding pyruvate dehydrogenase (acetyl-transferring) E1 component subunit alpha; the protein is MTVESTAARKPRRSSKRVSAAKKPASSEPQLVQLLTPEGERVEHPDYDIDLSPEELRGLYRDMVLTRRFDAEATALQRQGELGLWASLLGQEAAQIGSGRALRDDDYVFPTYREHGVAWCRGVDPTNLLGMFRGVNHGGWDPNSNNFHLYTIVIGSQTLHATGYAMGVAKDGADSAVIAYFGDGASSQGDVAESFTFSAVYNAPVVFFCQNNQWAISEPTERQTRVPLYQRAQGFGFPGVRVDGNDVLACLAVTRSALERARRGEGPTLVEAFTYRMGAHTTSDDPTKYRHDDERQAWEAKDPILRLRTYLENQGLADEAFFTELDKESDVLAKRVREAVRAMPDPDHMAIFDNVYADGHALVDEERAQFAAYQASFADASEEGK
- a CDS encoding D-alanyl-D-alanine carboxypeptidase family protein, coding for MRRAATVALAGGLLLTASPLAAPAQAATPIPSITAKGGFLLDQADAKPIYGKANNTRRQMASTTKLVTAITVLTQPGVDLNKKVTVKQVYRDYVTRNGASTADLRTGDKLTVRQLLSGLMLPSGCDAAYALADTFGTGTTTAARTKSFIGKMNTKAKQLGLVNTKFDSFDGISTTGNNYTTPWDLAKLARHAMSSSVFREVVKPTSYKAPATTSTGTTRTYTWYNTNKLLGSYNGAIGVKTGTGTSAGPCLVFAATRNGKTYTGVILASSSGDARFTDAAKLLDFGFASTTARTMELRSLPAGAQRD